CCCGAAATATCCGGTTCGACGGGAAACGCCATGAAAAAGCTCTGGGAAGGCCGTTTAAGCGGCGAAAAAGACAAAGCTATCGAAGAATTCAACGCCTCGATACATTTCGACAAGCGCCTCTACCGGGAGGATATTCTCGGCAGCCGCGCCCATGCGAAAATGCTCGCGAAGATAGGCGTGCTCACGGATAAGGAATATCGGGATATCGATGCGGGGCTCACTGCGGTAGAGGGCGCCATCGAAAAAGGCGAACTCCCCTTCACCGCCGAACACGAGGACATACACACCCATATCGAGAACGCGTTGCGCGAACGCATCGGCGATACGGCGGGGAAGCTTCATACCGCGCGGAGCAGGAATGATCAGGTCAATGTCGATATACGGCTCTATCTCAAGCGCGAGACGAACGAGATACTGTACGAGCTTCTCTCGCTCGAACGCGCGCTCCACAGCATCGCCGCAGCGCATGCGGATACGCTCATGCCCGGCTACACGCATCTGCAGCCGGCGCAGCCCATATCGCTCGCGCATCTCATACTCGCTTATTTCTTCATGCTCTCGCGCGATATCGGCCGACTGCAGGACTGCCTTGCCCGTATGGACATCCTCACCCTCGGGAGCGGCGCGCTTGCCGGGCTCAATTATCCCCTCGAGCGCGAGATGACGCGCAGCGAGCTCGGATTCGCCCGTGTGAGCGAGAACGCCCTCGATGCGGTTTCCGACCGCGACTTCATCATCGAATTCCTCGCGGACACCGCGATACTCTTCACACATCTTTCACGCATCGCCGAAGACTTCATCATCTTCAATTCGAACGAATACCGCTTCATCGAACTTTCCGACAGCTACGCCACCGGTTCATCGATAATGCCCAACAAGAAGAACCCCGATATGCTTGAGCTCACGCGCGGGAAGACCGGCCGCATTTTCGGCGACCTTATCACCATGCTTACCGTCATGAAGGGCTTGCCGAGCGCGTACAATAAGGACCTGCAGGAGGACAAGGAAGCCCTCTTCGACGCCATCGATACGACGCTCGCCGTCTTACCGATGGTGCGCGGCACGCTCGAAACCGCTACGTTCAACAAAGAGCGCATGCGCGAAGCCTGCGACCAAGGCTTCCTTTCCGCCGTCGACATCGCTGATT
This Spirochaetota bacterium DNA region includes the following protein-coding sequences:
- the argH gene encoding argininosuccinate lyase; the protein is MKKLWEGRLSGEKDKAIEEFNASIHFDKRLYREDILGSRAHAKMLAKIGVLTDKEYRDIDAGLTAVEGAIEKGELPFTAEHEDIHTHIENALRERIGDTAGKLHTARSRNDQVNVDIRLYLKRETNEILYELLSLERALHSIAAAHADTLMPGYTHLQPAQPISLAHLILAYFFMLSRDIGRLQDCLARMDILTLGSGALAGLNYPLEREMTRSELGFARVSENALDAVSDRDFIIEFLADTAILFTHLSRIAEDFIIFNSNEYRFIELSDSYATGSSIMPNKKNPDMLELTRGKTGRIFGDLITMLTVMKGLPSAYNKDLQEDKEALFDAIDTTLAVLPMVRGTLETATFNKERMREACDQGFLSAVDIADYLTAKGIPFRDAHNIVGRMVRDAAEKGKTFASLTIAEYRTYSDRFDNDVYKAADVSQARVRKISSGGTGPESIRTQLVQAEALLNRWKSEVRTASY